From Chryseobacterium salivictor, a single genomic window includes:
- a CDS encoding ABC transporter permease: MSENQQQWTETIESSHSLFDLKLAEVWRYKDLVYMFVKRDFISSFKQTVLGPVWFFINPIFTTAVYLIVFGNIANLSTDGAPKILFYLAGVTLWNYFSACLTGTSNVFTGNAAIFGKVYFPRLVMPLSIVISNLMRFGVQMLLFIGAFLYFYFKEEVHPNIWILATPFLIVLMAAFALGMGMIFSSLTTKYRDIQMLLSFGVSLFMYVTPVIYPLSALPEKLRTIAYYNPLSGIFECFKYAWLGVGDFSAWMLVISTVIIFILLAIGTVVFNKVEKSFMDTV; encoded by the coding sequence CAGCAATGGACGGAAACTATTGAATCCAGCCACTCTTTATTCGACCTGAAGCTTGCGGAAGTTTGGCGGTACAAAGATTTGGTGTATATGTTTGTGAAAAGAGATTTCATCTCAAGTTTTAAGCAAACGGTTTTGGGACCGGTTTGGTTTTTCATCAATCCTATATTTACCACGGCTGTCTATTTAATCGTTTTCGGAAATATTGCCAATCTTTCTACCGATGGCGCTCCCAAAATTTTATTCTATCTGGCGGGAGTCACCCTTTGGAACTATTTTTCAGCCTGTTTAACGGGAACCTCCAATGTATTTACCGGCAACGCCGCCATCTTTGGCAAAGTGTATTTCCCCAGACTGGTGATGCCTTTATCGATTGTGATTTCAAACCTTATGCGTTTTGGGGTGCAGATGTTACTTTTTATCGGTGCATTTTTATATTTTTATTTTAAAGAGGAAGTTCACCCGAATATCTGGATTTTAGCGACGCCGTTTTTAATTGTACTAATGGCTGCATTTGCATTGGGAATGGGAATGATTTTTTCTTCTTTGACCACCAAATACCGGGATATACAAATGTTATTGAGTTTTGGCGTAAGTTTATTTATGTACGTGACTCCTGTAATTTATCCGCTTTCGGCTCTTCCTGAAAAATTGAGAACAATTGCTTATTACAATCCGCTTTCCGGGATTTTCGAATGTTTCAAATATGCCTGGTTAGGCGTAGGCGATTTCTCCGCGTGGATGCTGGTCATCAGTACCGTTATTATTTTTATTTTACTGGCAATCGGCACCGTTGTCTTTAATAAAGTCGAAAAAAGTTTTATGGATACCGTTTAA
- a CDS encoding ABC transporter ATP-binding protein codes for MLALKAENISKQYRLGQVGTGTLSHDLNRFWHQIRGKEDPYLKIGEANDRASKGVSDYVWSLRDINFEIEQGDAVGIIGRNGAGKSTLLKLLSKVTKPTTGKIFTNGRIASLLEVGTGFHPEMTGRENIYLNGAILGMTRKEIRRKFDEIVDFSGVERYIDTPVKRYSSGMYVRLAFAVAAHLESEILIVDEVLAVGDAEFQKKCLGKMGDVSKGEGRTVLFVSHDLNAVSQICKTGILLNQGLVEYKGNIRETVTTYLNADNDDVIYLNNKNNSGKKMFIKEILVTKDNGAVSKQYLYNEPIHFKFQIGINENVTNCSFFVTILDSRKRRVFSCERESVNDLMTLTIEPNTLVRGKYSIHAFINQPKIAQLDVAEDVCKFVVTDPDSYLSKHGEYDYGAVFGRYSWK; via the coding sequence ATGCTCGCATTAAAGGCAGAAAACATATCAAAACAATACCGGCTCGGACAGGTGGGAACGGGAACTTTATCCCACGACCTCAACCGTTTCTGGCATCAGATCCGTGGAAAAGAAGATCCCTATTTAAAAATCGGTGAAGCCAATGACCGTGCTTCCAAAGGAGTAAGCGATTATGTCTGGTCTTTGCGGGATATTAATTTTGAAATCGAACAGGGCGACGCCGTGGGAATTATTGGCCGGAACGGCGCAGGAAAATCAACTTTATTAAAGCTGTTAAGTAAAGTCACCAAACCGACCACAGGGAAAATTTTCACCAACGGCAGAATTGCTTCTTTATTAGAAGTCGGCACAGGATTTCACCCGGAAATGACGGGCCGCGAAAACATTTATTTAAACGGCGCAATTCTGGGAATGACCCGAAAAGAGATTAGACGCAAATTTGATGAGATCGTTGATTTCTCCGGCGTTGAAAGATATATCGACACGCCTGTAAAAAGATATTCATCTGGAATGTATGTTCGTTTGGCTTTTGCGGTCGCTGCTCATTTGGAGTCCGAAATCCTGATTGTCGATGAAGTATTGGCGGTGGGTGATGCAGAATTCCAGAAAAAATGTTTGGGAAAAATGGGCGATGTGAGCAAAGGGGAAGGCCGAACGGTTTTGTTTGTGAGTCATGACCTCAACGCGGTTTCTCAAATCTGCAAAACCGGCATTTTACTAAATCAAGGTTTGGTTGAATACAAAGGAAATATAAGAGAAACGGTGACTACTTACCTTAATGCTGACAATGATGACGTTATCTATCTGAATAACAAAAACAATTCGGGCAAGAAAATGTTCATCAAAGAAATTCTGGTAACGAAGGACAATGGAGCGGTCAGCAAACAATATCTATACAATGAACCCATCCATTTTAAATTTCAGATCGGCATTAATGAAAATGTAACGAACTGCAGTTTTTTCGTTACGATACTGGACTCGAGAAAACGAAGGGTATTTTCCTGCGAGCGGGAATCTGTAAATGATTTAATGACGCTAACAATTGAACCGAATACTTTAGTGCGAGGAAAATATTCCATCCACGCATTTATTAACCAGCCGAAAATTGCTCAGCTCGATGTGGCGGAAGATGTTTGTAAATTTGTAGTCACCGATCCGGATTCCTATTTATCAAAACATGGTGAATATGATTATGGGGCGGTTTTCGGTAGATATTCCTGGAAATAA
- a CDS encoding FkbM family methyltransferase, whose product MINLLKKVYRLNKRAFNEYKSKDLLHPKTGISERERKRLQNYPPFTEGKVNLFGKPIYFTDAAGFLHSLDEIFADEIYKFTTDRDDPYIIDCGANMGLSILYFKKLHPKSKIIGFEPDENTFDVLQKNTLEYSDSVKTHKEAVWTENTELTFFSEGSLAGSTVVDFSNKNDTKKVRAIDFKKYLDQKIDFLKIDIEGAENQLIFDIKDHLVNVNKMFLEYHGIIGETQNLGNILNLLTDEGFEYYIRLAGETINYPFCDEKPVSFNQQLNILCYRKK is encoded by the coding sequence ATGATTAATTTATTAAAAAAAGTCTATCGTCTTAACAAAAGAGCTTTTAATGAATACAAAAGCAAGGACTTGTTGCACCCTAAGACAGGAATATCCGAGAGAGAGCGTAAGCGCCTGCAAAATTATCCTCCATTTACAGAAGGAAAAGTAAATCTTTTTGGAAAGCCGATTTATTTTACTGATGCCGCCGGATTTCTTCATTCCCTGGATGAAATTTTCGCAGACGAAATTTATAAATTCACTACGGATAGAGATGATCCATATATCATCGATTGTGGCGCAAACATGGGTCTCAGCATTTTATATTTCAAGAAATTGCACCCAAAATCCAAGATCATCGGTTTTGAACCAGACGAAAACACTTTTGACGTTCTTCAGAAAAACACACTTGAATATAGTGATTCTGTGAAAACACATAAGGAAGCTGTCTGGACTGAAAATACAGAACTGACTTTTTTTTCAGAAGGCTCACTCGCCGGATCTACAGTGGTTGACTTTTCAAATAAAAATGACACTAAAAAAGTAAGGGCAATTGATTTCAAAAAGTATTTAGATCAAAAAATCGACTTTCTGAAAATTGATATTGAGGGAGCCGAAAACCAGTTAATTTTTGATATTAAAGACCATTTAGTCAATGTGAACAAAATGTTTTTAGAATATCATGGCATCATCGGTGAAACCCAAAATTTAGGAAATATACTAAACTTGCTAACTGATGAGGGTTTTGAATACTACATCCGTTTAGCGGGAGAAACGATTAATTATCCTTTTTGTGATGAGAAACCTGTGAGTTTCAATCAGCAGCTAAACATACTCTGTTACCGGAAAAAATAA
- a CDS encoding glycosyltransferase, with translation MISIIISSYRPNCFSDVEKNIAATCGVTYELIKINNPGIMGTSEAYNKGALEARYDILLFIHEDIKFMTPNWGRLLINHHLLEKAGVIGLAGGIYVPSAPGGWFTDNEHALINIIQGEKDGPKKKIQTFSEVQKAFALDGVFLSIKKQIFAQYKFDEHLKGHHGYDTEITLRIAKRYFNYVISDILIEHYSAGKPDLEWNKANIYIRKKLGSNFHKESNDELELTLFVNYLHQYFSQNRINLISILETFQFFPIRTSFRTKKIILNKYYNFVKFRNSYHRE, from the coding sequence ATGATTTCAATAATAATCTCTTCATACAGACCCAACTGCTTTAGCGATGTAGAAAAAAACATCGCAGCGACTTGCGGGGTTACCTATGAACTTATAAAGATTAATAATCCTGGGATTATGGGAACCTCCGAAGCATATAATAAAGGGGCTCTTGAAGCCAGATATGATATATTGCTTTTTATTCATGAGGATATTAAATTTATGACTCCCAATTGGGGCAGACTGCTTATAAACCATCATCTGCTAGAAAAAGCTGGAGTGATAGGATTAGCTGGTGGAATATACGTCCCTTCGGCACCTGGGGGATGGTTCACGGATAACGAACATGCATTGATCAATATAATCCAGGGTGAAAAAGATGGCCCTAAAAAGAAGATACAGACGTTTTCTGAGGTTCAAAAAGCTTTTGCACTAGACGGAGTTTTCCTGAGTATTAAAAAACAAATCTTTGCACAATACAAATTTGATGAACATCTTAAAGGACATCATGGATATGACACAGAAATCACTCTTAGAATTGCAAAAAGATATTTCAATTATGTTATTTCTGATATTTTAATAGAACACTATTCCGCTGGAAAACCCGATTTGGAATGGAATAAAGCAAATATTTATATCCGAAAAAAATTAGGCTCAAATTTTCATAAGGAATCCAATGATGAACTTGAATTAACGTTATTCGTAAATTACCTCCATCAGTATTTTAGTCAAAATAGAATTAATCTAATTTCCATTTTAGAAACATTCCAATTTTTCCCGATCCGAACCAGTTTCAGAACAAAAAAGATTATTTTGAATAAATACTATAATTTTGTTAAGTTTCGAAATTCTTACCACCGTGAATAA
- a CDS encoding glycosyltransferase translates to MLSFEILTTVNNLAIIIPFYKKKYFEKTLKSLVNQSERNFSVYIGNDNSPDDIEDLLSEYADQLNFKYKKFSQNLGADYLTLQWDRCIALSDKEEWIMILGDDDVLGGNFVEEFYSHLDRVETSKIKVIRYASQLIDEADRKTSEIYYNPELEKAGTSYIRTLKGKGRSTLSEHIFARSAYDKHGFKHFPVAFGSDNVAWLEFPDMENIYSINTAVVSVRISKEHLSSREDNGLKYKRREGIYLFNRYIIENYALFFTKEEKFLILKKAYRNLRFATRNKLKTFEFLFFMFRKIGWKTVDIIKNNRYKD, encoded by the coding sequence TTGTTAAGTTTCGAAATTCTTACCACCGTGAATAATTTAGCGATCATCATCCCTTTCTACAAGAAAAAGTATTTTGAAAAAACTTTGAAGTCTTTGGTTAACCAGTCAGAGAGAAATTTCTCAGTATATATTGGGAATGATAACAGCCCGGATGATATAGAAGATTTATTAAGTGAGTACGCTGACCAATTAAATTTTAAATATAAAAAATTCAGTCAAAACTTAGGAGCAGATTATCTTACGCTCCAGTGGGATCGGTGCATTGCACTTTCTGATAAAGAAGAATGGATCATGATTCTGGGAGATGATGATGTTTTGGGTGGTAACTTCGTGGAAGAATTTTACAGTCATCTGGATCGTGTAGAAACTTCTAAAATTAAAGTCATCAGATACGCCTCTCAACTTATCGACGAAGCTGACAGAAAGACATCGGAAATCTATTACAATCCCGAATTGGAAAAGGCCGGAACATCTTATATCAGAACATTAAAAGGTAAAGGACGAAGCACTCTTTCCGAACATATTTTTGCGCGCTCCGCTTATGACAAACACGGTTTCAAACATTTTCCTGTCGCTTTTGGCAGTGACAATGTTGCCTGGCTGGAATTTCCCGATATGGAAAACATATATAGCATTAATACCGCGGTCGTGAGCGTCCGGATTTCAAAAGAGCATCTATCTTCCCGTGAAGACAATGGTTTGAAGTATAAAAGAAGAGAGGGAATTTATCTCTTCAACCGGTATATTATCGAAAATTATGCGCTTTTTTTTACTAAAGAAGAGAAGTTTTTAATTCTTAAAAAAGCGTACAGAAATTTAAGATTTGCCACCCGTAATAAACTCAAAACTTTTGAATTTCTATTTTTCATGTTTAGAAAAATCGGTTGGAAGACGGTAGATATTATCAAAAACAACCGGTATAAAGATTAA
- a CDS encoding glycosyltransferase family A protein, which yields MLFTVFTPTYNRSYLLDRLFQSLSKQTVRNFEWLIVDDGSTDGTEELVSHFITAADFPVRYIKQKNQGKHIAINTALQNALGKWYLPIDSDDFVSSNCLEICQKLSEEAEGKEFGGFTFIHAPEDRVGENKEFGSKRWTHYNSYKWSFAGEMVYVLKMEVIKKYPFPVFENEKFCQESVQLIPIIKNHNILFTDYILAFGEYREDGLSQNLYQRLMENPRYAMLSFNTKLNAAKACEEKEELANNYWDIALKNKNIPWWEKLEGIHLKWTFKVFKSKLMKKLNLYTGCF from the coding sequence ATGTTGTTTACTGTTTTTACCCCAACTTACAATAGAAGTTACTTACTTGACCGTCTCTTTCAAAGTTTATCGAAACAAACCGTTCGTAATTTTGAATGGCTGATTGTTGATGATGGGTCAACTGACGGTACAGAAGAGTTGGTTTCGCATTTTATTACTGCCGCAGATTTTCCTGTTCGTTATATCAAACAAAAGAATCAGGGAAAACATATTGCAATTAATACGGCCCTGCAAAACGCACTGGGAAAATGGTATCTGCCCATTGACAGCGATGATTTTGTAAGCAGCAATTGCCTGGAAATTTGCCAGAAATTATCTGAGGAGGCAGAAGGTAAAGAGTTTGGTGGCTTTACTTTTATTCATGCGCCCGAAGATAGGGTCGGTGAAAATAAAGAATTTGGCAGCAAACGGTGGACACACTATAATAGCTATAAATGGAGTTTTGCCGGGGAAATGGTTTACGTTTTGAAAATGGAGGTCATTAAAAAATATCCATTTCCTGTTTTTGAGAATGAAAAATTTTGTCAGGAAAGCGTGCAGCTCATACCGATTATTAAAAACCATAATATTCTTTTTACGGATTATATTTTGGCTTTTGGAGAATATCGGGAAGACGGTTTAAGTCAGAATCTGTATCAAAGATTAATGGAAAACCCTAGATATGCGATGCTTTCTTTTAACACTAAACTTAATGCAGCAAAGGCCTGTGAGGAAAAGGAAGAGTTGGCTAATAATTATTGGGATATCGCTTTGAAAAATAAAAACATTCCCTGGTGGGAAAAACTGGAAGGAATACACCTGAAATGGACTTTTAAAGTTTTTAAAAGTAAACTGATGAAAAAACTTAATCTTTATACCGGTTGTTTTTGA
- a CDS encoding glycosyltransferase, which translates to MKKKILFEVDIKDWAFYFMVKSWSSKLAGEYDCYYVCNDIYRIKELPKMSRIKIALLNTISKIRFKIYRTFSNQNKKVQFIDSSGNYSFPKYTKPLVTPFSDETKKVEILNFDYLVSMAYFFQYVAEIPFKGRKNLIGIFNDSFPHLGPENDLKTKTHVNSLSREAFFNKYLKSYDFLLLANDNLIRAYQEYTENLEFALGIYKEEFFGRTKIKSEVFTLGWTGNPHRVVKGFFEVIEPAVKKVLETGRKVRLKTSFNASYEEMIEFYNDVDLAVIASSGDGAPTMFCEASLSDIPSVSTFIGLPSMVIQDKVNGLFINRDIDEMANAIIYLYDNRDILEGFSKRIKKDYLNIMSNEKNIAKIRKVLQKLES; encoded by the coding sequence ATGAAGAAAAAAATACTTTTTGAAGTCGATATTAAAGACTGGGCTTTCTATTTTATGGTGAAATCATGGTCGTCAAAATTGGCCGGTGAATACGACTGTTACTACGTTTGTAATGACATTTACCGCATTAAAGAACTGCCGAAAATGAGCCGGATTAAGATTGCTCTTCTGAATACCATTTCTAAAATCCGCTTTAAAATATACCGAACATTTTCTAATCAGAATAAAAAAGTTCAGTTTATCGATTCTTCCGGAAATTACTCTTTTCCAAAATATACAAAACCGCTCGTAACGCCTTTTAGTGACGAGACAAAAAAGGTTGAAATCTTAAATTTCGATTATCTGGTTTCGATGGCGTATTTTTTTCAGTACGTTGCAGAAATCCCATTTAAAGGCAGAAAAAATCTGATTGGGATTTTTAATGATTCCTTTCCTCATCTCGGACCCGAAAACGATTTAAAAACTAAAACTCACGTCAATTCTCTTTCCCGGGAAGCGTTTTTTAATAAATACTTAAAGTCGTACGATTTTCTTTTACTTGCCAATGACAATCTCATTCGCGCTTATCAGGAATATACTGAAAATTTAGAGTTCGCTCTGGGTATTTACAAAGAAGAATTTTTTGGTAGAACTAAAATTAAAAGTGAAGTATTTACGTTAGGCTGGACCGGAAATCCGCACCGGGTTGTAAAGGGTTTTTTTGAAGTCATCGAACCTGCCGTAAAAAAAGTTCTCGAAACCGGCAGAAAAGTTCGGTTAAAAACTTCTTTCAATGCATCTTACGAAGAAATGATCGAATTCTATAACGATGTGGATCTTGCCGTTATTGCATCGAGTGGCGATGGTGCTCCTACGATGTTTTGTGAAGCGAGTCTTTCAGATATTCCGTCCGTATCCACATTTATCGGACTGCCATCGATGGTGATCCAGGATAAAGTGAACGGCCTTTTTATCAATCGTGATATTGATGAAATGGCAAATGCAATTATTTACCTTTACGATAATCGGGATATTCTGGAAGGTTTTTCAAAAAGAATTAAAAAGGATTATCTGAACATCATGAGTAATGAGAAAAATATTGCCAAAATCAGAAAAGTGTTGCAGAAATTAGAAAGTTGA
- a CDS encoding glycosyltransferase: protein MNPLVTISIPLYNCADFLEGCLDSVLAQTYSDIEVTLINDNTPDNSVQIAEGFIAEHQLETWKIIHLERNSGLSVVRNKGIDTAKGKYLFFLDSDDTISPDCIMKLVEVGERTGAEMVVSQIECKQFKTGHHHFCMGRLNHLETIVGNEKVFEAFAEGKILSSAVNKLFIVRYLQKEKIYFVPGLFAQDELWTFQLTLKLNSVAFQKDTTYTYYLHDKSVIHNRDKRNFDNWFTIGRYIDDEYKKETNRARKNLILKYLIHYKSLTLQMNWKAQKNKELWKESYKNYKMLSSLSLRDYLSADYPSSSKKLNLFNQLPTELGFMVFKWRYER from the coding sequence ATGAATCCTTTAGTCACAATATCCATCCCGCTTTATAATTGTGCCGATTTTCTGGAAGGATGTCTGGATTCAGTTCTGGCACAGACTTACTCTGATATCGAAGTGACTTTGATCAATGACAATACTCCTGATAACAGCGTACAGATTGCAGAGGGTTTTATTGCAGAACACCAACTTGAAACATGGAAGATTATTCACTTAGAAAGAAATTCGGGTTTATCAGTTGTAAGAAACAAAGGTATTGATACCGCAAAGGGCAAATATCTGTTTTTTTTGGACAGTGATGACACCATCTCGCCTGATTGCATCATGAAACTGGTAGAGGTTGGAGAACGTACCGGAGCAGAAATGGTCGTTTCGCAAATCGAATGTAAGCAGTTTAAAACCGGCCATCATCATTTCTGCATGGGCCGGTTGAATCACTTAGAAACCATCGTCGGAAACGAGAAGGTATTTGAAGCATTCGCTGAGGGTAAAATATTAAGTTCAGCGGTCAATAAACTGTTTATTGTAAGGTATTTGCAGAAGGAAAAAATTTACTTCGTGCCTGGGTTATTCGCGCAAGATGAACTTTGGACCTTTCAGCTCACTTTAAAATTAAATTCAGTAGCTTTTCAAAAGGATACGACCTACACTTATTATTTACATGATAAGTCTGTAATCCATAACCGGGATAAGCGAAACTTTGATAATTGGTTTACCATCGGCCGGTACATCGATGATGAGTATAAGAAAGAAACCAACAGAGCCAGGAAAAATTTAATCCTTAAGTATTTGATTCATTACAAATCCTTAACGCTTCAGATGAATTGGAAGGCACAGAAAAATAAAGAACTTTGGAAAGAGAGTTATAAGAACTATAAAATGCTTTCAAGCCTTTCTTTGCGCGATTATTTATCAGCAGACTATCCCAGTAGTTCGAAGAAACTGAATTTGTTCAATCAACTTCCTACTGAGTTGGGATTTATGGTTTTTAAATGGCGTTATGAACGGTAA
- a CDS encoding glycosyltransferase family 2 protein, which yields MLFSILVAHYNNFEYFKDFYKNVLCQTYQNFEIIIVDDQSTDNSLEKLKKYTAEDPRVKIFENETNKGVGFTKRKCVAMASGEICGFIDPDDAVTENALELSIKSYLDNPKIVGTYSQIMLCDHLLRPQRVYARSRKVINGNPLFFNINNEISHFFTFRKESYLKTAGINPNLTASEDFDLYLKMYEVGDLTYIPKPLYFYRLHDKGISQDKSKTEKVHKNWNEMLKEACKRRNIKKIGNIILTENSDLSKIIFEKENTFAAKVQRKITAFLQ from the coding sequence ATGTTATTCTCCATACTTGTAGCGCATTATAATAATTTTGAGTATTTCAAAGATTTCTATAAAAACGTTCTTTGTCAGACTTATCAGAATTTTGAAATCATCATTGTTGATGATCAATCCACCGATAATTCATTAGAAAAGCTAAAGAAGTATACCGCTGAAGATCCGAGAGTGAAAATTTTCGAAAACGAAACCAATAAAGGGGTTGGCTTTACAAAAAGAAAATGTGTAGCAATGGCCAGTGGCGAAATATGCGGCTTTATAGATCCTGACGATGCGGTAACAGAAAACGCGCTGGAATTAAGTATTAAAAGTTACCTGGACAATCCCAAAATTGTAGGAACCTATTCACAAATTATGTTGTGCGATCACTTGCTTCGTCCACAAAGGGTGTATGCAAGAAGCAGAAAGGTGATCAATGGAAACCCACTTTTCTTTAACATAAATAATGAAATTTCCCATTTTTTCACTTTCCGCAAAGAATCTTATCTTAAAACGGCTGGCATCAATCCAAATCTTACAGCTTCTGAAGATTTTGATCTGTATTTAAAAATGTACGAAGTTGGTGATTTGACTTATATTCCTAAACCTTTATATTTTTACAGATTACACGATAAAGGAATTTCCCAGGACAAATCCAAAACGGAAAAAGTTCACAAAAACTGGAATGAGATGTTAAAGGAGGCTTGTAAAAGAAGGAATATTAAAAAAATTGGAAATATTATTTTAACAGAAAACAGTGATTTATCAAAAATTATATTTGAAAAAGAAAACACATTTGCCGCTAAAGTGCAGAGAAAAATAACCGCGTTTTTACAGTGA
- a CDS encoding glycosyltransferase family protein, whose translation MITILIKSFNRPFYLDRCLSSIHRFVKGNYKVNILDDGTPEKYLNKIKEKYPEVNIQRSGQYHQKVKIIQENLETGKEIDGFQIPTQLWIDAVKNATDFVLVTEDDVWFTKPVDLEEITTQMKTHETALVKLGWHGNTDAFKKLDTSMISEHLNRSYPKKLFTSNRWVMDLFMHNKFKFFSLLYRLGLVDHFTQQKYWHLNSILMGVWQKDYWLYVWKDVQGRVDEKMQLRNAAVWFHEHKKNLNMVAMSREECMKTTFQSSATNSYHKSDCDFDVNYFNHLINEAWLNESFDVMQNFPQDISLSYFEKFLDKKINREEFRKWVAQFKDLYRSLGATVD comes from the coding sequence ATGATAACCATCCTCATCAAATCCTTTAACCGCCCGTTTTATCTGGACCGTTGTTTATCCAGCATTCATCGGTTTGTGAAGGGGAATTATAAAGTGAACATTCTGGATGATGGAACGCCCGAGAAATATTTGAATAAAATTAAAGAGAAATATCCCGAAGTAAACATTCAACGATCCGGGCAATACCATCAAAAAGTTAAGATAATTCAGGAAAATTTAGAAACCGGAAAAGAAATAGATGGTTTTCAGATTCCCACTCAATTGTGGATCGATGCCGTAAAAAATGCGACCGATTTCGTTTTGGTTACCGAAGATGATGTTTGGTTTACAAAGCCAGTTGATCTGGAAGAAATAACGACTCAGATGAAAACACATGAAACCGCTTTGGTAAAACTGGGCTGGCATGGAAATACTGATGCTTTTAAAAAACTGGATACATCGATGATATCAGAACATTTAAACCGCTCCTATCCGAAAAAACTATTCACGTCCAACCGCTGGGTGATGGATTTGTTCATGCACAATAAATTCAAATTTTTCTCCCTCCTGTATCGGTTAGGTTTAGTAGACCACTTTACCCAACAAAAATATTGGCACCTGAATTCTATTTTGATGGGAGTCTGGCAAAAAGACTATTGGTTATATGTTTGGAAAGATGTTCAGGGAAGAGTCGACGAGAAAATGCAGTTGCGAAATGCGGCGGTGTGGTTTCATGAACATAAAAAGAACCTCAACATGGTTGCGATGAGCCGGGAAGAATGTATGAAAACAACCTTTCAATCATCGGCAACGAACTCTTACCACAAATCTGATTGTGATTTTGATGTCAATTACTTTAATCACTTAATAAACGAAGCCTGGCTTAATGAATCTTTTGATGTGATGCAAAATTTCCCGCAGGATATCAGTTTAAGTTACTTTGAGAAATTTTTAGATAAAAAAATCAATCGAGAAGAATTTCGAAAGTGGGTTGCACAATTTAAAGATCTATACCGAAGCTTAGGGGCGACCGTAGACTAA
- a CDS encoding glycosyltransferase — MEQNIPKKKILFRHRSLEMGGIENVLLAILNHLDQSKYEITLLLNYKQGEFLDRVPEGIRVLSIGKGTQNFSKNTTIYLLQKSLRRLKYFRFQKNPKAFYRKHQLLNLDFEVAFSHYMFDDILNSPNLKSKKIFWFHGDLRNSGFTVAENNRFVQQMAQFDTGVFVSHFSKNSIEKTWGVVLNNSQVIYNLMLINEILEKSQQTQQDFGKIDFVSVGRLFHQKGFKDLLSAHIRLIEEGYPIKTLLIGEGNQRAELEKIIQDHNVADSFILGGYQQNPYFYIKTAFCFILPSYSEGYGLVVAEALLLDTYVLSTNVGGIPEIIASEDHGALFLPGPENVYTAMKKVLNEKESVGGKSNSKQKTIKRNQNTYDQLNDLFK, encoded by the coding sequence ATGGAACAGAATATACCTAAAAAGAAAATTTTATTTCGCCACCGTTCATTGGAGATGGGTGGAATCGAGAATGTATTGCTTGCCATTTTAAATCATCTGGATCAGTCAAAATATGAAATTACTTTATTGTTAAACTATAAACAGGGCGAATTTCTGGATAGAGTTCCTGAAGGAATTAGGGTTTTGAGTATTGGAAAAGGCACCCAAAATTTCTCTAAAAACACAACTATTTACTTATTGCAAAAGAGTTTGCGAAGATTAAAGTATTTCCGGTTTCAAAAAAACCCAAAAGCATTTTACAGAAAACATCAACTTTTAAATTTAGATTTTGAAGTAGCGTTCAGTCATTATATGTTTGATGATATTTTGAACAGTCCGAATCTGAAAAGCAAAAAGATATTTTGGTTTCATGGTGATTTAAGAAATTCCGGCTTTACCGTTGCAGAAAACAACCGGTTCGTGCAGCAAATGGCGCAATTTGATACAGGTGTTTTTGTTTCTCACTTTTCTAAAAACAGTATCGAAAAGACTTGGGGCGTTGTTTTAAATAATTCACAGGTCATTTATAATCTGATGCTAATAAATGAAATCCTGGAAAAATCACAGCAGACTCAACAGGATTTCGGTAAAATTGATTTCGTTTCTGTTGGTCGATTGTTTCATCAAAAAGGCTTTAAAGATTTACTATCGGCACACATTCGCCTCATAGAAGAAGGATATCCTATTAAAACATTATTGATTGGTGAGGGGAATCAGCGGGCAGAGTTAGAAAAAATAATTCAAGATCATAACGTGGCAGATAGTTTTATTTTGGGTGGATATCAACAAAATCCCTATTTCTATATCAAAACAGCATTCTGTTTTATTTTACCTTCTTATAGTGAAGGATACGGCCTTGTAGTCGCAGAAGCACTGTTGCTCGACACTTATGTATTATCTACAAACGTAGGGGGAATTCCGGAAATTATAGCATCTGAGGATCACGGGGCATTATTTTTACCCGGACCTGAGAATGTTTACACCGCAATGAAAAAAGTTTTAAATGAGAAAGAGTCTGTTGGTGGGAAAAGCAACTCTAAACAAAAAACAATCAAAAGAAATCAAAACACTTATGATCAATTAAATGATCTTTTTAAATAA